The Myotis daubentonii chromosome 9, mMyoDau2.1, whole genome shotgun sequence genome has a segment encoding these proteins:
- the LOC132242248 gene encoding olfactory receptor 5AN6-like: MTGKRNSTMIITFILLGFSEFPKLTIVLFSIFLGIYLMTVAWNVGLITLIRTDSNLHTPMYFFLSSLSLLDICYVSTTVPRMLSDFFKKHKFISFTGCTMQYFFCSGLGLSECCLLTAMAYDRYAAICNPLLYTAIMSPTLCVQMVAASCVTGFFGSFIQLCALLQLHFCGPNLINHFFCDLPQLLILSCSDTFFIQVMLSVLTIIFGVSSVFIIMISYGYIVATILKITSAEGRSKAFNTCASHLTAVTLFFGSGIFVYLYPNSGDSLSQNKLASVLYTVVIPMLNPLIYSLRNKEIKDALNRWKKRIYSCCY; this comes from the coding sequence ATGACTGGGAAAAGGAACAGTACAATGATTATAACGTTTATTCTCTTGGGATTCTCTGAATTTCCAAAGCTCACCATTGTCCTCTTTTCAATATTCCTAGGGATCTACCTGATGACAGTGGCCTGGAATGTGGGCCTCATCACTCTCATCAGGACTGACTCCAATCTGCACACACCTATGTACTTTTTCCTCAGTTCCTTGTCCTTGTTGGACATCTGCTATGTTTCTACTACTGTCCCCAGGATGCTATCGGACTTCTTCAAGAAGCACAAATTCATCTCCTTTACGGGGTGCACCATGCAATACTTCTTCTGCTCTGGCCTGGGTCTGTCTGAATGCTGTCTCCTGACAGCCATGGCTTATGACAGATATGCTGCCATTTGTAATCCTCTGCTTTACACAGCCATCATGTCCCCCACCCTCTGTGTGCAGATGGTGGCAGCATCTTGTGTAACTGGATTCTTTGGCTCATTTATCCAACTGTGTGCCTTACTGCAGCTGCATTTCTGTGGGCCAAACCTCATCAACCATTTCTTTTGTGACTTGCCCCAGCTGCTAATCCTATCCTGCTCTGACACCTTTTTTATCCAAGTTATGCTGTCTGTGCTGACAATAATCTTTGGGGTCTCATCTGTCTTCATTATTATGATATCCTATGGTTATATTGTTGCCACCATTCTGAAGATCACTTCAGCTGAAGGCAGGTCCAAAGCCTTCAACACCTGTGCTTCTCACCTGACCGCAGTGACCCTCTTCTTTGGCTCAGGTATCTTTGTTTATCTGTATCCCAATTCTGGCGATTCTCTGAGCCAAAACAAGTTGGCATCAGTATTATACACTGTTGTAATCCCTATGCTGAATCCATTgatctacagcctgaggaacaaGGAAATCAAAGATGCcctaaacagatggaagaagagAATCTACTCCTGCTGTTACTAA
- the LOC132242249 gene encoding olfactory receptor 5AN6-like: MTWRRNSTMIIKFILLGFSEFPKLTIVLFSIFLGIYLMTVAWNMGLIILIRTNSNLHTPMYFFLSYLSLLDICYVSTTVPRMLSDFFKKHKFISFMGCTVQYFFFSGLALTECCLLTAMAYDRYAAICNPLLYTAIMSPTLCVQIVAASSVTGFFGSFIQLCALLQLHFCGPNIINHFLCDLPQLLILSCSDTFYVQVMLSVLTVIFAVSSALIIMISYGYIVATILKITSAEGKSKAFNTCASHLTAVTLFFGSSTFVYLYPNSRDSLSQSKFASVLYTVVIPMLNPLIYSLRNKEIKDALNRWKKRIFSCCY, from the coding sequence ATGACTTGGAGAAGGAACAGTACAATGATTATAAAGTTCATTCTCTTGGGATTCTCTGAATTTCCAAAGCTCACCATTGTCCTCTTTTCAATATTCCTAGGGATCTACCTGATGACAGTGGCCTGGAATATGGGCCTCATCATTCTCATCAGGACTAACTCCAATCTGCACACACCTATGTACTTTTTCCTCAGTTACTTGTCCCTGTTGGACATCTGCTATGTTTCTACTACTGTCCCCAGGATGCTCTCAGACTTCTTTAAGAAGCACAAATTCATCTCCTTTATGGGGTGCACCGTGCAATACTTCTTCttctctggcctggccctgactGAATGCTGTCTCCTGACAGCCATGGCTTATGACAGATATGCTGCCATTTGTAATCCTCTGCTTTACACAGCCATCATGTCCCCCACCCTCTGTGTGCAGATAGTGGCAGCATCTAGTGTAACTGGATTCTTTGGCTCATTTATCCAACTGTGTGCCTTACTTCAGCTGCATTTCTGTGGACCAAACATCATCAACCATTTTTTGTGTGACTTGCCCCAGCTGCTAATCCTATCCTGCTCTGACACCTTTTATGTTCAAGTCATGCTGTCTGTGCTGACAGTAATCTTTGCGGTTTCATCTGCCCTCATTATTATGATATCCTATGGTTATATTGTTGCCACCATTCTGAAGATCACTTCAGCTGAAGGCAAGTCCAAAGCCTTCAACACCTGTGCTTCTCACCTGACCGCAGTGACCCTCTTCTTTGGTTCTAGTACCTTTGTTTATCTGTATCCTAATTCTCGTGATTCTCTGAGCCAAAGCAAGTTTGCGTCGGTACTATACACTGTTGTAATCCCTATGCTAAATCCATTGATCTACAGCCTGAGAAACAAGGAAATCAAAGATGCcctaaacagatggaagaagagAATCTTCTCCTGCTGTTACTAA